In Acidaminococcus fermentans DSM 20731, one genomic interval encodes:
- a CDS encoding CidA/LrgA family protein, with product MNIVMELALIFGVCLVGIGIAEFLPFTVPYSVLSLLVLTFLLYRKILKPEQIQDAGGFFIRNMGIFFVPAVVGTLEYVETLKNYLVPFLVITLVTTPLVYFITGWSVQLCLKLWRKKGTAHV from the coding sequence ATGAATATTGTGATGGAATTGGCGCTGATCTTCGGCGTCTGTCTGGTCGGCATCGGAATCGCAGAGTTCCTGCCCTTTACGGTGCCTTACAGTGTGCTCAGTCTGCTGGTGCTGACTTTTCTGCTGTACCGGAAGATCCTGAAGCCGGAACAGATTCAGGATGCCGGGGGATTCTTCATCCGGAACATGGGGATCTTCTTTGTGCCGGCAGTGGTGGGGACCCTGGAATATGTGGAGACCTTGAAGAATTACCTGGTTCCCTTCCTGGTGATTACCCTGGTGACCACTCCTCTGGTGTATTTCATTACCGGCTGGAGCGTCCAGCTCTGCCTGAAGCTGTGGAGAAAGAAAGGAACTGCCCATGTTTGA
- a CDS encoding LrgB family protein, whose amino-acid sequence MFDTFTRTPFFGLTLIFICWVLGVKFQKKTGWLLCNPVLTSALMIVVILTVTGVPLKHFNAGGSIITMLLGPATAVLALNIYQQRKVLQENFLPILVGCTIGSLGSIIAALALCHLFGTNSVFSASMLPKSVTTAIALGISENGGGIPGITAGAVVITGIEGAVLAPFLGKLFHITDPVAEGVAIGACSHAVGTSKALEIGKIQGAMSSISLCVCGIITTGLALFFM is encoded by the coding sequence ATGTTTGATACTTTTACCCGGACCCCGTTCTTTGGTCTGACTCTGATCTTCATCTGCTGGGTGCTGGGGGTCAAATTCCAGAAAAAAACCGGCTGGTTGCTGTGCAACCCGGTGCTGACTTCTGCCCTGATGATCGTGGTGATCCTGACGGTCACTGGTGTCCCTCTGAAACATTTCAATGCGGGGGGATCCATCATCACCATGCTGCTGGGACCGGCCACGGCGGTGCTGGCCCTGAATATTTATCAGCAGCGGAAGGTGCTCCAGGAGAATTTCCTGCCCATCCTGGTGGGATGCACCATCGGCAGTCTGGGGAGCATCATAGCGGCCCTGGCCCTGTGCCATCTGTTCGGGACCAATTCGGTGTTTTCCGCTTCCATGCTGCCCAAAAGCGTCACCACGGCCATTGCCCTGGGGATCTCTGAAAACGGAGGGGGCATTCCCGGCATCACGGCGGGCGCCGTGGTGATCACCGGCATCGAAGGGGCGGTGCTGGCTCCCTTTCTGGGCAAACTGTTCCACATTACGGATCCTGTGGCGGAAGGGGTGGCCATCGGAGCCTGCAGCCATGCGGTGGGGACCAGCAAGGCTCTGGAAATCGGCAAGATCCAGGGAGCCATGAGTTCCATCTCCCTTTGTGTGTGCGGGATCATCACCACAGGGCTGGCGTTGTTTTTTATGTGA
- a CDS encoding M20 family metallopeptidase: MEQQQEKIREAVESFRQDMLDFWKDLINFQAGSKEKDRMETLMEKVSAYLERQGMESELVESGAAPLIRAWSGKERAGQPILLSGHLDTVFPNGSYPADPFTIWEGKAYGPGVCDMKGGIVMAVYLARVLEKIGYDRHPIKLLFVPDEEITHQGSRAAQLLAEEARGCLCAFNLETGRMDNCLTVGRKGCMDVWITVHGKAGHVGNAYTRSANAIEEMAHKIIALRALTDLEKGRIVSTDIISGGTVSNAVADTCRIEVDCRYDYNEDKEKLQEAIRAICAETHVPGTRTEVEFPAFMPVFERTEGNDRLLDLVNQEARAFGIPAFGAAHPGGCSDASFMAQAGIPILDSVGVQGDGAHTLQEYAIVETMFERTMLLAAAICRL, encoded by the coding sequence ATGGAGCAACAACAGGAAAAAATCCGGGAAGCGGTGGAAAGCTTCCGGCAGGATATGCTGGATTTCTGGAAGGATCTGATCAATTTCCAGGCCGGCAGCAAGGAAAAAGACCGGATGGAGACCCTGATGGAAAAGGTGTCCGCCTATCTGGAACGGCAGGGAATGGAAAGTGAACTGGTGGAATCCGGTGCGGCGCCTCTGATCCGGGCCTGGTCCGGAAAGGAACGGGCCGGTCAGCCCATCCTTCTCAGCGGGCACCTGGATACGGTATTCCCCAACGGCAGCTATCCGGCAGATCCCTTCACCATCTGGGAGGGAAAGGCCTATGGCCCCGGTGTCTGCGACATGAAGGGGGGCATCGTCATGGCGGTCTATCTGGCCAGGGTGCTGGAAAAGATCGGCTATGACCGCCATCCCATCAAGCTGCTTTTCGTCCCGGACGAGGAAATCACCCACCAGGGTTCCCGGGCTGCCCAGCTGCTGGCGGAAGAAGCCAGAGGCTGCCTGTGTGCCTTCAACCTGGAAACCGGCCGGATGGACAACTGTCTCACCGTAGGCCGGAAAGGCTGCATGGACGTGTGGATCACCGTCCATGGAAAAGCTGGCCACGTGGGCAACGCCTATACCCGCTCCGCCAATGCCATCGAGGAAATGGCCCACAAGATCATTGCTCTCCGGGCCCTGACGGATCTGGAAAAAGGCCGGATCGTCAGCACGGACATCATTTCCGGAGGCACCGTTTCCAATGCGGTGGCGGACACCTGCCGGATCGAAGTGGACTGCCGGTATGATTACAATGAAGACAAGGAAAAGCTCCAGGAAGCCATCCGGGCCATCTGTGCGGAGACCCATGTGCCCGGGACCCGGACGGAAGTGGAATTCCCGGCCTTCATGCCCGTCTTTGAGCGGACGGAGGGCAATGACCGGCTGCTGGATCTGGTGAACCAGGAGGCCAGGGCTTTCGGAATCCCGGCTTTCGGAGCTGCCCATCCGGGAGGCTGTTCCGATGCCTCTTTCATGGCCCAGGCGGGGATCCCCATCCTGGATTCCGTGGGAGTTCAGGGGGACGGCGCCCATACCCTCCAGGAATATGCCATTGTGGAAACCATGTTTGAACGGACCATGCTGCTGGCTGCGGCCATCTGCCGTCTGTGA
- a CDS encoding YfcC family protein: MTENKQDTVQKPVNKKVSVPSPIIIIFFILILTAIATYLIPAGAFERVKDAASGRMVVDPNTFHFIARHPAGFFDVFKAVPRGVKGASGIVGFLMIIGGALNVMAETGAINGALGHVVTKVKGREMLLIPVMLTIMTCLSTFAGCSEEYIAFVPLIMAVSYALGFDSIVAVALPLAAVSGGYGAGVTNAFTVGVAQSISGLPMFSGIEFRMVMLAVLILINVSYTMWYARKIKKNPERSYMYDYDQIYRPQMDLSAYEGENALMTGRQKVIMAGFVVTVAAILVGVIKFGFYMDELAALFLMMAVFAGIVGRLSINTFANAFIGGVKNMAMPCMMVSLCKGVTLLMGDSKILDTIIYYLAAGLNVFPHSLLGFGMFIVQDVFNLVVPSGSGQAAITMPIMAPLADLVGLTRQTAVLAFQMGDAFTNMITPASGTTMTVLTVAGVPLRRWWKFAFPLLGLEWIFAFVVMWYASAIHFGPF; this comes from the coding sequence ATGACTGAAAACAAACAGGACACCGTCCAGAAGCCGGTGAACAAAAAAGTGTCGGTACCCAGTCCGATCATCATTATTTTCTTCATCCTGATCCTCACGGCCATTGCCACCTATCTGATTCCCGCCGGTGCCTTTGAGCGGGTGAAGGATGCAGCCAGCGGCCGGATGGTGGTGGATCCCAACACCTTTCACTTCATCGCCCGGCATCCGGCCGGTTTCTTCGATGTGTTCAAGGCCGTGCCCCGGGGGGTCAAGGGGGCCAGCGGCATTGTGGGCTTCCTGATGATCATCGGCGGGGCCCTGAACGTGATGGCGGAAACCGGCGCCATCAACGGAGCCCTGGGCCATGTGGTGACCAAGGTGAAGGGTCGGGAAATGCTGCTGATCCCGGTGATGCTGACCATTATGACCTGCCTGAGCACTTTTGCCGGCTGCAGCGAAGAATACATTGCCTTTGTGCCCCTCATCATGGCGGTGAGCTATGCGCTGGGGTTTGACTCCATTGTGGCGGTGGCCCTGCCTCTGGCGGCTGTAAGCGGGGGCTACGGCGCCGGGGTGACCAATGCCTTTACCGTAGGGGTGGCCCAGAGCATTTCCGGTCTGCCCATGTTTTCCGGGATTGAGTTCCGGATGGTCATGCTGGCGGTGCTGATTCTCATCAACGTAAGCTATACCATGTGGTATGCCCGGAAAATCAAGAAAAACCCGGAACGGAGCTACATGTATGATTATGACCAGATTTATCGGCCCCAGATGGATCTCAGTGCCTATGAAGGGGAAAATGCCCTGATGACCGGCCGGCAGAAAGTGATCATGGCCGGCTTTGTGGTCACTGTGGCCGCCATCCTGGTGGGAGTCATCAAGTTCGGGTTCTACATGGACGAACTGGCTGCCCTGTTCCTGATGATGGCCGTCTTTGCCGGCATCGTGGGCCGGCTCAGCATCAATACCTTTGCCAACGCCTTCATCGGCGGGGTGAAGAACATGGCCATGCCCTGCATGATGGTTTCCCTGTGCAAAGGGGTAACCCTGCTCATGGGGGACAGCAAGATCCTGGACACCATCATCTATTACCTGGCAGCCGGGCTCAATGTGTTCCCCCACTCCCTGCTGGGCTTCGGCATGTTCATCGTCCAGGATGTGTTCAACCTGGTGGTGCCTTCCGGTTCCGGCCAGGCAGCCATCACCATGCCCATCATGGCGCCTCTGGCGGACCTGGTGGGCCTCACCCGGCAGACTGCGGTACTGGCCTTCCAGATGGGGGATGCCTTCACCAACATGATCACCCCGGCCAGCGGCACCACCATGACCGTGCTCACCGTAGCCGGTGTGCCGCTCCGGCGCTGGTGGAAGTTCGCCTTCCCGCTGTTGGGGCTGGAATGGATCTTTGCCTTTGTGGTGATGTGGTATGCTTCCGCCATCCATTTCGGACCCTTCTGA
- a CDS encoding bile acid:sodium symporter family protein, whose protein sequence is MNLLTKVSGFVGKNLTWLVLATIVGGYFVPGAFSWSVHYTVWLLGVVMFGMGMTLHVSDFKLVLQRPKEVLAGTVCHYTIMPLVAFALTKVFHLSPDLAVGMVLLGSCPSGTASNVMSFLAKGDVPLAVSVTTVSTLLAPVMMPFLVWALAGEYVNVSFVSMALTVMKVILVPLVLGLLVHKVVGEKFLAQVQKVLVLLSAFAVLSILGGVVAVNGAKIVALGAFVVVLVLLHNLAGFGLGYFVTGKLGMGKPQQHSVTLEVGMQNDALALSICAVYFAPAVAIPAAVGAAVHQITGSFLAGLFARNMDRYEARQKAAEEASVAVGD, encoded by the coding sequence ATGAATCTGTTGACGAAAGTAAGTGGTTTTGTAGGGAAGAATCTGACCTGGCTGGTACTGGCCACCATCGTGGGCGGCTATTTTGTTCCGGGAGCCTTCTCCTGGTCCGTGCACTATACGGTATGGCTCCTGGGAGTGGTGATGTTCGGTATGGGGATGACCCTTCACGTGTCTGACTTCAAACTGGTGCTCCAGCGGCCCAAAGAAGTGCTGGCCGGTACGGTGTGCCATTACACCATCATGCCCCTGGTGGCCTTTGCCCTGACCAAAGTTTTCCACCTGAGCCCGGATCTGGCGGTGGGCATGGTGCTCCTGGGCTCCTGCCCCAGCGGCACGGCCTCCAATGTGATGAGCTTCCTGGCCAAAGGGGATGTGCCCCTGGCCGTATCCGTCACCACCGTTTCCACCCTGCTTGCCCCTGTGATGATGCCCTTCCTGGTGTGGGCCCTGGCCGGTGAATATGTGAACGTTTCCTTCGTTTCCATGGCGCTCACCGTTATGAAAGTGATCCTGGTGCCCCTGGTGCTGGGGCTCCTGGTCCACAAAGTGGTGGGGGAAAAATTCCTGGCCCAGGTCCAGAAAGTCCTGGTGCTGCTCTCCGCTTTTGCGGTCCTGTCCATCCTGGGCGGTGTGGTGGCCGTGAACGGGGCCAAGATCGTGGCCCTGGGAGCCTTTGTGGTGGTGCTGGTGCTGCTCCACAATCTGGCCGGTTTCGGCCTGGGGTACTTTGTTACCGGGAAACTGGGCATGGGCAAACCCCAGCAGCATTCCGTAACCCTGGAAGTGGGGATGCAGAATGATGCCCTGGCCCTGTCCATCTGCGCCGTGTATTTTGCACCGGCGGTGGCCATCCCGGCTGCCGTGGGGGCTGCGGTCCATCAGATCACCGGTTCCTTCCTGGCCGGCCTGTTCGCCCGGAACATGGACCGGTACGAAGCCAGACAGAAAGCCGCCGAAGAAGCATCGGTGGCAGTGGGAGACTGA
- a CDS encoding NAD(P)-dependent oxidoreductase, translated as MTEIRDIGFIGTGIMGKSMLRNLQKAGYVMHCYARHPEKVADLKEKGVAVHDSIAGLAKTCQCVITIVGFPRDVEEVYFAPGALMESAVPGSYLIDMTTTSPTLARKLYEEGTKRGFHVMDAPVTGGDTGARNGTLSILAGGDREDFDTLQPVFQGMGTNINYMGEAGMGQHAKMANQIMIAGALSGVCEALRYAQANGLDLEILLKAVSTGAAGSAQLNAFGPKIIQGDYAPGFFLKHFIKDMGLAEEEAEKKDLSLPVLHQVLKEYRELAKEGKGDLGTQALFTYYEKK; from the coding sequence ATGACGGAAATCCGTGATATTGGTTTTATCGGTACGGGCATCATGGGGAAATCCATGTTGCGGAATCTGCAAAAGGCCGGTTATGTCATGCACTGCTATGCCCGGCATCCGGAAAAGGTGGCGGACCTGAAAGAGAAAGGCGTGGCCGTCCATGATTCCATTGCCGGTCTGGCCAAAACCTGCCAGTGCGTGATCACCATTGTGGGTTTTCCCCGGGATGTGGAGGAAGTCTATTTTGCTCCCGGTGCTCTGATGGAAAGCGCTGTGCCGGGAAGTTACCTGATTGACATGACCACTACCAGCCCCACCCTGGCCCGGAAACTGTATGAAGAAGGGACGAAACGGGGCTTCCATGTGATGGATGCACCGGTGACCGGCGGGGATACCGGGGCACGGAACGGGACTCTGTCCATCCTGGCGGGAGGTGACCGGGAAGATTTCGACACCCTCCAGCCGGTGTTCCAGGGGATGGGCACCAACATCAACTATATGGGGGAAGCCGGCATGGGGCAGCACGCCAAGATGGCCAACCAGATTATGATCGCCGGGGCCCTGTCCGGGGTCTGTGAAGCCCTGCGCTATGCCCAGGCCAACGGTCTGGACCTGGAGATCCTGCTGAAGGCTGTATCCACCGGAGCCGCCGGCAGCGCCCAGCTGAACGCTTTCGGGCCCAAGATCATCCAGGGAGACTATGCCCCCGGATTCTTCCTGAAGCATTTCATCAAGGATATGGGGCTGGCGGAAGAAGAAGCGGAGAAAAAGGATCTGTCCCTTCCGGTACTCCATCAGGTGCTGAAGGAATACCGGGAACTGGCCAAGGAAGGAAAAGGGGATCTGGGGACCCAGGCCCTGTTCACCTATTATGAAAAAAAGTAA
- a CDS encoding ABC transporter substrate-binding protein, with amino-acid sequence MGRKKWLAAAAALLACGTLLLTGCGGGDKKAADGKKGVSGNVMVYTSMYPDIVNSMCKPKVQKAFPDLKVSWFQGGTEKIKTKIAGEVKANKISDDVLMVADPSYYIYLKNKGLLLDYKSPETKHHIMEVDKDGAWAAVRVCNMIIAYNKDKLKPEDVPTSWQDLTNPKYKGRIAMPNPLLSGTAYVAVGSLADKFGWEYFDALKANGLRVEEGNSAIQNKLLTGEYMAAIILEENILKLQQTKKEPLEVVYPKEGCILISSPIGIFKATKNPEGAKALTDWWLSKEGQAAVTAGWMHSVRDDVEKPKGAKYSLKELLKNALKVDWEKLTRDESKIKEEFRSRVMDA; translated from the coding sequence ATGGGTAGAAAGAAATGGCTGGCCGCAGCAGCGGCTCTCCTGGCCTGTGGGACACTCCTGCTGACCGGCTGCGGCGGAGGAGACAAAAAAGCGGCCGACGGGAAAAAGGGTGTTTCCGGGAATGTGATGGTCTATACTTCCATGTATCCGGATATCGTCAATTCCATGTGTAAACCCAAAGTCCAGAAGGCCTTCCCGGACCTGAAAGTCAGCTGGTTCCAGGGCGGGACGGAAAAAATCAAGACCAAGATCGCCGGCGAAGTGAAAGCCAACAAAATCAGCGACGATGTGCTGATGGTGGCGGATCCTTCCTACTACATTTATCTGAAGAACAAGGGGCTGCTGCTGGATTACAAATCTCCGGAAACCAAACATCACATCATGGAAGTGGACAAGGACGGAGCCTGGGCGGCGGTCCGGGTCTGCAACATGATCATCGCCTACAACAAAGACAAACTGAAACCGGAAGACGTGCCCACCAGCTGGCAGGATCTGACCAATCCCAAGTACAAGGGCCGGATCGCCATGCCCAACCCGCTGCTGTCCGGGACCGCCTATGTGGCTGTGGGCTCCCTGGCGGACAAGTTCGGCTGGGAATACTTTGATGCCCTGAAGGCCAACGGTCTCCGGGTGGAAGAAGGCAACAGCGCCATCCAGAACAAACTGCTCACCGGGGAATACATGGCGGCCATCATCCTGGAAGAAAATATCCTGAAGCTCCAGCAGACCAAGAAGGAGCCCCTGGAAGTGGTTTATCCCAAGGAAGGCTGCATCCTGATCTCTTCTCCCATCGGCATCTTCAAGGCCACCAAGAATCCGGAAGGAGCCAAGGCCCTGACCGACTGGTGGCTGAGCAAGGAAGGCCAGGCGGCGGTGACTGCCGGCTGGATGCATTCTGTGCGGGATGATGTGGAAAAACCCAAAGGGGCCAAATACAGCCTGAAGGAACTGCTGAAGAATGCCCTGAAAGTGGACTGGGAAAAACTGACCCGGGATGAATCCAAGATCAAAGAAGAATTCCGGTCCAGAGTCATGGATGCCTGA
- a CDS encoding ABC transporter permease has protein sequence MVKKWNLPRIDSKSAVIALTVLALLYFIVLPLAVLIWDSVMVDGTFDLSSYAAVYSQKVNLKALRNTVEISLLVMLLSVLVTFPLAWLIGRTDLPGRKKFRTILVASYMIPPYVGAIAWTQLLNPDVGYLNQLLKTLFSLSQAPFNIYTRGGMIWVLTLFYSPFAFITISRAMEKMDPTLEEASRIAGASPLKALWDVTLPLMAPSILAGGLLVFIGSGSCFGIPAIVGMPGNIEVLTTRIVSFVYMGDDQGIRNATTLAVSLMFLANGLLFFMSWLMGRKDYTTISGKSTRPVLVELGRWKGLATFFVGLYAFLAVILPLGSIVMTSFMVSMSKGIRLDNFGIDAWIPVLENSQYLDCIWRSLGYAFLSACIGTVLALFVAYLSVKTRVPGRSLPDILVMVGGSTPSVVIALALIIFFSGNYGLNLYSSMWILIVSYLVKYMTMSVRTIAASLSQVSSSLEEAGLNAGADWLRICKDIIMPLIAPSIVAGWFLIFMPSFYELTMSNLLYGSDTQTIGVLLYELQTYADTQNASVLSVIILVIVMVGNLILNKVSKGNIAI, from the coding sequence ATGGTGAAAAAATGGAATTTGCCTCGCATCGACAGTAAGTCTGCGGTCATTGCCCTTACCGTCCTGGCGCTGCTGTACTTCATCGTGCTGCCTCTGGCAGTGCTGATCTGGGACAGCGTGATGGTGGACGGAACCTTTGACCTGAGCAGTTATGCAGCAGTGTACAGCCAGAAGGTGAACCTGAAAGCCCTGCGGAACACCGTGGAGATTTCCCTGCTGGTAATGCTGCTCAGTGTGCTGGTCACCTTTCCCCTGGCCTGGCTCATCGGCCGGACGGATCTGCCGGGACGGAAAAAGTTCCGGACCATCCTGGTGGCCAGCTACATGATCCCTCCCTATGTGGGGGCCATTGCCTGGACCCAGCTGCTGAATCCGGATGTGGGATATCTGAATCAGCTGCTGAAAACCCTGTTTTCCCTGTCCCAGGCACCGTTCAACATCTATACCCGGGGCGGGATGATCTGGGTCCTGACCTTATTCTATTCTCCCTTTGCCTTCATCACCATTTCCCGGGCCATGGAAAAGATGGATCCCACCCTGGAGGAGGCCTCCCGGATCGCCGGTGCGTCTCCCCTCAAAGCCCTGTGGGATGTGACCCTGCCCCTGATGGCTCCCAGTATCCTGGCCGGGGGACTGCTGGTGTTCATCGGATCCGGATCCTGTTTCGGGATCCCGGCCATTGTGGGGATGCCCGGAAATATCGAAGTGCTCACCACCCGGATCGTGTCCTTTGTCTATATGGGGGATGACCAGGGAATCCGGAATGCCACCACCCTGGCGGTTTCCCTGATGTTCCTGGCCAACGGGCTGCTGTTCTTCATGAGCTGGCTCATGGGCCGGAAGGACTACACCACCATCAGCGGGAAAAGCACCCGTCCGGTGCTGGTGGAACTGGGCCGGTGGAAAGGGCTGGCCACCTTCTTTGTGGGCCTGTATGCCTTCCTGGCAGTGATCCTGCCCCTGGGGTCCATTGTGATGACCTCTTTCATGGTCAGTATGTCCAAGGGCATCCGGCTGGACAATTTCGGCATCGATGCCTGGATCCCGGTGCTGGAGAACAGCCAGTATCTGGACTGCATCTGGCGGTCCCTGGGCTATGCCTTCCTTTCCGCCTGTATCGGTACGGTACTGGCCCTGTTCGTGGCCTATCTGTCCGTCAAGACCCGGGTGCCGGGCCGGTCCCTGCCGGATATCCTGGTGATGGTGGGGGGCAGTACCCCCAGCGTGGTCATCGCCCTGGCCCTGATCATCTTCTTTTCCGGCAACTACGGGCTGAACCTGTATTCCAGCATGTGGATCCTGATCGTCAGCTATCTGGTGAAATACATGACCATGAGTGTCCGGACCATCGCCGCCTCCCTGAGCCAGGTCTCCAGCAGCCTGGAAGAAGCCGGGCTCAATGCCGGGGCCGACTGGCTGCGGATCTGCAAGGACATCATCATGCCCCTGATCGCTCCCTCCATTGTGGCCGGCTGGTTCCTGATCTTCATGCCCAGCTTCTATGAACTGACCATGTCCAACCTGCTGTACGGCAGTGATACCCAGACCATCGGGGTGCTGCTGTACGAACTCCAGACCTATGCGGATACCCAGAACGCCTCGGTGCTGTCCGTAATCATCCTGGTGATCGTCATGGTGGGGAACCTGATCCTGAACAAAGTGTCCAAGGGCAATATTGCCATTTAA
- a CDS encoding ABC transporter ATP-binding protein, producing MSQVKLEHLYKRFGSVTAVGDFNLDVADGEFISFLGPSGCGKSTTLRMIAGFERPTEGNILLGDTVVSSAESHVFVPPEKRNIGMVFQSYAVWPHMTVGENVAYPLKIQKVSREERKKRVEEALEMVHLERYGERYPSQLSGGQQQRVALARALIAQPGLLLLDEPLSNLDAKLRESMRFEISSLQKRLGITVIYVTHDQSEAMTMSDRIVVMNAGVVQQVGRPYDVYTHPVNKMVADFIGLVNFLPAEVRGDRVFVQGTQVSFPNKENLAQGPAVIGVRPENLTLSKTGGMLQGTVKHRFYMGDAVDYRIQVGGQVLRVMTHGSSYHQWADGEPIYLDLADVILLDNEKSNYVIT from the coding sequence GTGTCTCAAGTCAAATTGGAACATCTGTACAAACGGTTCGGCAGCGTTACGGCCGTGGGGGATTTCAATCTGGATGTGGCGGACGGGGAATTCATTTCCTTCCTGGGGCCATCCGGCTGCGGGAAATCCACCACCCTGCGGATGATTGCCGGCTTTGAACGGCCTACGGAAGGAAATATCCTGCTGGGGGATACGGTGGTGAGCAGTGCGGAATCCCATGTGTTCGTGCCTCCGGAAAAACGGAACATCGGCATGGTGTTCCAGTCCTATGCGGTATGGCCCCATATGACGGTGGGGGAAAACGTAGCCTATCCCCTGAAGATCCAGAAAGTCTCCAGAGAGGAACGGAAGAAACGGGTGGAAGAAGCCCTGGAAATGGTCCATCTGGAACGGTACGGAGAACGGTATCCCAGCCAGCTTTCCGGGGGACAGCAGCAGCGGGTGGCACTGGCCCGGGCCCTGATCGCCCAGCCGGGGCTCCTGCTGCTGGACGAACCGTTGTCCAACCTGGATGCCAAGCTCCGGGAAAGCATGCGGTTCGAGATTTCTTCCCTCCAGAAACGGCTGGGGATCACCGTGATCTACGTGACCCATGACCAGTCGGAAGCCATGACCATGAGCGACCGGATCGTGGTGATGAACGCCGGGGTGGTTCAGCAGGTGGGACGGCCCTATGATGTCTACACCCATCCGGTGAACAAAATGGTGGCGGATTTCATCGGCCTGGTGAATTTCCTGCCGGCGGAAGTCCGGGGGGACCGGGTCTTTGTCCAGGGCACTCAGGTCTCCTTCCCCAACAAGGAGAATCTGGCCCAGGGCCCGGCAGTGATCGGGGTACGGCCGGAAAACCTGACCCTGTCCAAAACCGGAGGCATGCTCCAGGGCACGGTGAAGCACCGGTTCTACATGGGAGATGCGGTGGATTACCGGATCCAGGTGGGGGGCCAGGTGCTCCGGGTCATGACCCATGGCAGCAGCTACCACCAGTGGGCGGATGGAGAGCCCATCTATCTGGACCTGGCGGATGTGATCCTGCTGGACAATGAGAAGAGCAATTATGTGATTACGTGA
- a CDS encoding RidA family protein, translated as MNRQIATPKAPGAIGPYSQAIEASGKTVYVSGQIPIDPATGEFAGTDIVTQTRQSLTNVKNILEAAGYTLDDVVKTTVLLSDIADFGPMNEVYGTFFTGVCPARACFQVAALPKGALVEIEAFACK; from the coding sequence ATGAACAGACAGATTGCAACCCCCAAGGCTCCCGGAGCCATCGGACCCTATTCCCAGGCCATCGAGGCTTCCGGCAAGACGGTGTACGTATCCGGTCAGATTCCCATCGATCCGGCCACCGGTGAATTTGCCGGCACGGATATCGTGACCCAGACCCGCCAGTCCCTGACCAATGTGAAGAACATCCTGGAAGCCGCCGGCTATACCCTGGATGATGTGGTGAAGACCACGGTGCTCCTCAGCGATATTGCGGACTTCGGTCCCATGAATGAAGTGTACGGCACTTTCTTCACCGGCGTGTGCCCGGCCCGGGCCTGTTTCCAGGTGGCCGCCCTGCCCAAAGGGGCCCTGGTGGAAATCGAAGCGTTTGCATGCAAGTGA
- a CDS encoding IclR family transcriptional regulator, translating to MAETTPAVHSVLHAIRILELYAAQRRESLSLTEISKALGLHKTTVYRILRTLQQAGWMEQSAKTGKYYLGTGILLVASAVSVHNTSRDLLSEEMHRLAEKFNETVVLSVLLGHTGICADLAKSRHRLGVAGERGYIVPLQSGASGKTLLAAQPEPLREQLLQELEPDRTRQRILKNQLLKIRQDGYCISEGEVDQGVAAIAMPLRLKDNIFVLSISGPVDRLRALTYPVLRQGLAETVTRLERKSMLVEE from the coding sequence ATGGCCGAAACCACCCCGGCCGTCCATTCCGTCCTCCATGCCATCCGGATCCTGGAACTGTATGCGGCCCAGCGCCGGGAATCCCTGAGCCTGACGGAAATCAGCAAGGCCCTGGGACTCCACAAAACCACTGTCTACCGGATCCTGCGCACCCTCCAGCAGGCCGGCTGGATGGAGCAGTCCGCCAAAACCGGAAAATACTACCTGGGTACCGGGATCCTGCTGGTGGCTTCCGCGGTTTCCGTCCACAACACCTCCCGGGATCTCCTTTCGGAAGAGATGCACCGGCTGGCAGAAAAATTCAATGAAACAGTGGTCCTGTCCGTGCTCCTGGGCCATACGGGCATCTGTGCGGACCTGGCCAAAAGCCGGCACCGGCTGGGAGTGGCCGGAGAGCGGGGCTACATCGTCCCTCTTCAGAGCGGGGCCTCCGGCAAGACCCTGCTGGCCGCCCAGCCGGAACCCCTGCGGGAGCAGCTGCTCCAGGAACTGGAACCGGACCGGACCCGGCAGCGGATCCTGAAGAACCAGCTGCTGAAAATCCGCCAGGACGGGTACTGTATTTCAGAAGGGGAAGTGGACCAGGGGGTGGCCGCCATCGCCATGCCCCTCCGTCTGAAAGACAATATCTTCGTTCTGTCCATTTCCGGCCCGGTGGACCGGCTCCGTGCCCTGACCTATCCGGTGCTCCGCCAGGGCCTGGCAGAAACCGTAACCCGGCTGGAACGGAAGAGTATGCTGGTGGAAGAGTAA